Part of the Benincasa hispida cultivar B227 chromosome 12, ASM972705v1, whole genome shotgun sequence genome is shown below.
ATTGCTAAATAGGGGAATTTTGGGAATAGAATGGTAGGTgcttatttaaaaaattgttcctaaattttaattatatatatatgaatggtAGATGCgtgttttgaaatttgtttccaAATTCTGTGATTAGAAtagtttaaattttgaagaaaaaattatatgttTCTAATAGCATAAAAAATGTGCTATCTCACTCCTAATTCGAAATCATTCTTGTATTTTACTTGTATTTCATGATTTTACAGATATCGAGCATATTTTAAATAGAACCATTTCTTGGAGCCAATTTCGGGTTAAAACGTGCTTATTTGGAGACTTAGAGCATCAACGAGGAGAAGAGAAACACAAAGAACAAAAATGAGTTAGCGTCGCGGCATTGCTCGACACTTGTCACAGTGCCCAAACCCAAGAGCCTTGTTTCCAAGATTTGAAGGAGCATCGTGACGCTACTCCTTAGCACTACAATGCTATAATGTTTGACAGATAGGACGTGCATTCAGAGAGCCGTATGATTGTAGGCTAAGGTGTGATTAGCTCGAGTTTCGAAGCTTAATTTTTTATGTGTAAACTCATGAGGTCATGAACAATTTatcttataattttatagctTAAGGATTTCTCATCTTGTTCTTATTCTTATGACTAAATATGTTTACGATTCTCTGATAAATTAGCCAAATATGTCTAGTTAATTGTTATAGATCTACACTTAACACGTAAACGTTAGATTCTTAGATCGCTAAGTGACAAAGACTTAAGTTATGACTATAAATTAGTTTGGCAATTCCAAACGACCATTAGCATTCATCTAACTAATCTAAGTGAGGATCACATCGAACACTTAATTAGGCTATTCCGAatcattttgtttgttttagcaATGACCCTAGATCTTAATGCTAATTGATTCATATGTTTAGGATGTTTTTCATCTAGACACAAAGGTCAATTTGATTAATAGACGTCGATTTAGCTTTTCTATGTGATAGGTTAAGCTTACACAAACAAGATTACAAATAATTTGTGTGATCAATTGATATTTGAGTAGTAAATTAGGAATAACCTCAATATAATCCAGGCTGGATACTTTATCTCATCTATATTTCAACTCGATCAACTTTTAATTTCGTATACATTTTACAAATGCTTTTCTTCACAATTGAAGCACTCAACCATTCAACCCCCTTACCTAACGATAAGTATTTTAAGTAGGAAATTGGTTAGCTCTTTGTGGATCAACTTGTTAATACGCCAAGCTTCAACAACTTTTGGTTCATCAACTTTCcactttaataaattaattcattacCCCAAAAATGGGGGATATTGTGATTAGAATATGGTAGATACgtgttttgaaaactatttccagattttaattatatatgcgAATGGTAGATGCGTGTTTTGAAAACTGTTTCTAGATTTTGTGGTTAAAATAGtgtaaatttagaaaaaaaaaaaaattatatgtttcAAACTTTAGTAAGTATATAGTCCCATTTGTAAACTTAATTCATTATTGTCAATTTAAAAtagttacaattttttttttaaacataaatcatgtttataaattaattaataatggtCTATATTTAATCCAATATTTAATGATAACtatctttaattttgtttttataagaTTACCactaattttatgatttgtaatatattattaaatacaTTTGGACAATATTTGCATCTtctaaagaaaaatacatatttgaacataaatacaatttcattttcaaaattaccaACCAAACAAGTTTAGATATGAGCCAAATATGTAGGGACAAACAAAATAACCTgctttttaaatctttttctgCTCTTTATTTTAAactactttttctttataaaactttaaacacgtttatattataaatgaaagcaaatacattataaaatgataaaataaggTAAAAACAAATTCCTTTGAAACAAATTaaggtaaaagaattaaataaattttataatgtatatggataaTTATCTATGAATTTAGGGCTTATTTTTATGCATTATTGTGGCTTGAAATTTTGGTAGTATCTAATCATTTAATATCATGATATGAGGACTTGAAAAAATAAAGTGAAAGTACAAGTGGCTTAAAAAAAATCCTTGTAAGGAAGTACAAATGAAGTACTTAACATTTAACATACCACAAGTGGCTTAACATAAGTACAAATAGCTCCTAAAGAAATTTCACTACAGGAGAAGAGGAAAGGTTTGACTTCAAATGGAAGCAACATcttaagaagagaaaaataattttttttggtcTTTTGAAATTCGCGTTTTCTTTttgtcctttaattttaaaatattacacttttcgtccttaaatttttaaattgaatcttaATTTAGgtccgtttgataatcatttaattttttatttttgttttgaaaaatcaaacctgtttcattcacatttcttatataatttgcatctttcttaaatactgaatttttaaccaaattttaaaaataaaaacaactttttgaaaaactatttgttttttagttctcagaatttagcttggttttttaaattattgttgaaaagtaaataacaaatgaagaaattcaaAGGTAAAAATAGTGTTcataagcttaatttaaaaaaaatatatattagggCAAGTGAGTAACTATGAAATATATTAGGGCATAAACTCAACTAGAATAGTTTGTAGTTGCAAGTGAGTTTTGGGAAGTTTCTTAAATGGGCTCAATAAACCCATGTGGCTCCACTTTTGGGCCTAATAACTATGAAATATATTAGggcataaaaaaattattcattctttttagagtATTAATTTTCTAGTACTTCAACCATGGGTTTATTTCAAGACTAAAGAATGATGTTATCACTTATGCATCATAATGATAAAAGtgttaattttctttatatattttggATTATTTCTCTATATTTACTTATTGATtagttaaatatttgatatctaATATGGTCTATCCACGTGTAtcatttcttttcctatatATTATGGTACTATTGAAGAGAACACAATAGTCTTCTCAACATTTAGCTTCTTCATCTTCTATATACTTTGAAATAACGTCTAAATGAAAACAGACTTATTTATCTCACTCATGAGTTAAAAGCTCGCAACAAGTGATTGATGCTTAATGAAAGACCCAACAAATTATCTATGCAATTGCCCTTTGATAAATCTCCCCTAATTCTTTTCCTCACTCACCATATCtttattttaaatctaatcATCTAAATTCTAGATACctcaatattattattattattattattattattattattattttacttttaataaTATGATTGTCTTCCAAAAATATTTGTTGATTGACCAATCCATCTTCATTCCTATCTATTTATCAACTTTTAAATCTTTCACAATTTTGTCCTTTAGAATATTGCTACTACATGTACGTTGGAATCGTTTAGAGACAtgatagaatttaaatttactttagatagaaataaatatttatttgggatctttaaaagattttttttttaaataaggaatttaaattttaaatctcttGATCAAAAGAGAACATACAAACCATCTACGAGTCCTTTAACCAAAGTTCAAtaaaatggttgaaaataaaatgaaaagtggaAGAAAGATAAACTATGTTTCTTAAATCTGTCATATGACCCTTATTCAGCAAACTCTGTTTATCTTAtagttttttatttcaaatatttattagagTTTATGTTTTTATTGGGGATAATATGAATGACTAAACTCCATTCCGAAGGATTGATGTAATCTTTTAGTCTTtacaattgattaattaaaaatactCTTCTTATATTGCAACAATCACACGTGTTGTATATGtatggttaatttttttttcttgccaCAGATAAATGATTGTTAACTATTTAAGTTTTAGtttgaaagagaaaaatttttcattagaaCATGGATGCATGAGTATTTGTAAATGAATTATTGCACGaatgtaaagaattttcttaaaaattacaaaagtgAGATTTCGTTCTTTGATGTTTTGCTTGTTATTACAAATCTGATTATtcaagaaatttcattaaatctcTATAATATTTTACGATGacaaatattaaattgttacacAAATTGTGTAaagtatagaaactaaattgttaaCTTATTAAAGATGATAGACTAGATTGTTAAAATCTAACAATCTTGAAAGTATATCATTTGAAAAAGTTGAATCACCAAAAAGTATCTTCAAAcaacttttttatatttgaattatcTTAATAATCCAAGCATATTATTTGACAAGAAAACTACAAGTTCATGGTAAAGAGGTATGAAAACAGAAATTAAGAAGTGATAGAAACCCATTGAACCATTCAATAATGAAGGCAATTAGCTTcaaattgttattgttattgtagCATAGCCTATAATAATCCTTGTGGGAAAGTAGAATAGAACtgtaaaataatgaattttaggCTTTAAGTTTGAAATATGGAAATGCAAAAGCCAAGGCTAAGAGCAAAATAGGGATTAGGAGATGGATGGGTGAGAAGGAAAACAGACTTGGAGTTGGCTGATATGGTGTAGTTTCCACATATTGTTGTTTCCTAGGGAGAGTCGACATGTCGATCTTCCCGATTCGATACTTTTTCATCTTCTCTTGAGCCAACTCGCTGTGCCCAACACTCTTAAAATCAAATGTTGCATCTCTTCCTGCATATTCAAATCCCATCACTTCAATCCTCAAAATACTTCTATTTTAATGGTCAAAATGAGCAAATGAGTTTAGTTTAACTGATATAAACACATGATCTTCCTCCCCCATATTGTCAATATATATAccaaaatagataacaaataaactacaaaataaaatctcaagcCAGAGTGGAGAACTATTCAAGGTAAGGAAAAAGGAGAAGGGATAGCTCCTGCTCCTCTAGAGCTTTTTACACTTGAGAGTGCACTAGAACATTATGTGACAATGACGAACATGAGAGAAGGAGACGACCCCCAGTTCACAATCTCAACCTTAGCTTCATCAATAGATTAACCAACCTTCAAACAATTAGACTTAATCATAAGATTTGAAATATGAAATGAGAAAATACTCTTCCTGCCAAAACATATTGTCATTGCTTAACCTTTACCTCACAACATCTAAGAATAAACTTTGTACATTTGTTTATTGtacttttaaatgttcaaatttagttcttttaccttaaaaaaaaatcctataaCTAGTTTCGATTGttactttttatttaattttttaaaaaatatttagtctctACGAACTTTTCTATCAACATTATTGACAATgtgctatatttaaaatagagaTTATTGTTCTTACTTTAAAAGGTTGGATAAAAACTAACTTCAAAGTAATGAtgaaagactaatcattttaaggtattaagaaaatatagaaattaaatttaaaatataaaggtaaatatgattttctgACTTATGCTAAAACTTTGCTAATGTCTATGCCATTTTATTAAAAGCAATATTTAGATGTCTCTTAAGTTTTACTTATTTTTGTGCATCTCAATTCAATCacgtactaaaaaaattaaaaaaatatataataaaaaaatatgaaaaagaaaaacatgtcACCAtgacaaattataattaaatcattagATAGGTTGTAAAAAGGTGGATACAAACAGAATGACAAATGCactcttttttaaaaagtaatttaagacccgttcatttttttttcaattttttactatgattttcatctttttttttaagtaacatagttgaatttttagccgagacttaaaaaaacaaaatatactttttaaaaaaactatttttattaattttcaaaatttaacttcatttttaaaatattgcagaaaatatataacaaaataataaatttaaaggtTGAAAAGATGTTTATAAACTTACTTTTctaaaaacttaaaataaaaaaaacaaggccttatttgataaccatttcattttttgtttttaatttttgaaaattaagcatattttctcCCCATTGTTTACCATGATTCACagttttcttaaatataatgttgaattattagccaaatttcaaaaataaaaacaattttttaaaagcaattttttttttaattttcaattgacttaattttttaaatcataagTTATGAgtagataaataataaaaaaatttgaggtAAAAATAGTGTCTACAAGTTTAAAAGTAAAACTTACCTACTCGTTGGTCTGCACATGGTTGTTCCACGTGGCAACCCCATTTCCCCTTTTCTcttacacatttttttttttttatcaattttgattttaaatttatatatatttctaattcATTCATGATTTCATTGACTTTTGCTGTTAATTCATTTGAAACACTTCTCATTTCCTCGAAATTAGCAGAATAATTAAGAATAATTAAGCGATGAAGGAATTTGAAAATCTCGATTGAATGATTCCAATTTAGAAAAATCTTGTCtgcttatttatttatgaaaataactgATATTATGTAGTATTTTCAAAGTTCAAAATATgattgatattatttttggttATGAAACATATTTTTACATTGTTTTATTCAGTTATATTGTGATAAATGAAAACAAGaagataaaaatttataaaacaaaaaaaaaaaaagattgatcATGTAATTGTCGTTCTTTAgcttataaacatatttttttatcttattattttgaaatttcaacttTCCATTGATTAATTGAGAATAATTAGTGATGTATAAatgagaaaagaggaaaaaaatataaaattaaaaaaaaattgatattgtcaatgattaaaaaaataatagataCCATTGTCAcgtaaatgaaaaaaaaaaaaaaaaggaatggaAGAAActgtgaaaagaaaagaataaaaatcacaaaaatCGTGTAAAACCAGGAAAAAAGGGAAATGGGATTGCCACACGTCACCCTAAAAATAAGCCACGTGGCGGTCTGAAGGAGCTAGATGCAGACAGGTAAGCAGGTAAGTTTTGCTCTAAAtctagttttgaaaaataaaaataaaaaacattttcGTTAGCTTAAATAATTACAATAGAGAGctgagttattttttaaaaagtaataaattgaagatttatattattaaagATGATGTGGCATCTCACCGACTGCAAGCAGAAGAAGCTCTTCGCCACCTGGATGATCCGGTAAAAAAGCAGTCACATCGTACACCTAAAACAAATCCACATTTTTAGATAAAttgtataaataaaatattcattattaaaatatttcaaagtaAGGGGCAATCAAATGGCAGCACTTTTAgtgtttttaattaaatatacaactaacatttttttttaaaagatagttatatttgcaactgtcccttAAATAATGAGTAATCACCtcatcattttaaaataaaactaaaatttatatcaattaagatattaattattattttttactgTGAAACTTTAATCGcagtttcaaaataaattatatagatgGTTAATATCATAGCAAAGAAGGTAAAATTAACAATGGTGAGATTTTACAACTACATTAGTAGGAAAAATACACAATAGTGGTGTTTTGACCattctaattttataaattgGAGTAAACActcaatttcaataataaacaCTACtgaaatttacatatttatataaaaaaaaaaattcaattttcctTCAGTCGCACATTTCTATCTTATAACTCTTCTAAATACAAGGTTTCTAACTCCAATACATTAACTCTAGAGTTGATAAGCCAGAGATTAAAAATTGTAAAGAGAGAGTGAAAAGATGAAGAAAGTAGGGAAAGACATACATATCCAGAGATTATAAGCCAGCAATCTCTGTGGTGGTTGTGCTTTGAAACCTCATCAAAAGAATACAGTTTAGAACTTGAATCCATTTGCATGAAACTCCTCTGCACTTCCTACAAGGAGAGAGATTGAATATTTCAGACCATAGATGGAagaagaagtaaaagaaaaagaaagggaaacaATGAGAGGCTAGCTAGCTAGAGTGACTTACTTGAGAGAGAATATGAGATTTCTTCTGAATGATTCCTccttagaaagaaaaaaaatgttcctTTTAGGATTTAGGGCTTCCAAAGTgattataaatgaatatttgcctttaattttaaaagtaccaagtattgtattatatatattaggattgatataaattattttaacatttaGTTGGTGAATAAACGTGAAGCAGATCTGATGCCAATCCACGTGAAAAACGACTAAAGGGTCACATCGGCAATCTTTTGGTTTTATAATATTTTGGGCTTAGTATGCTATTTTCCTTCTCCTAAGTCAAGTTAGATTAAAACAATTGTGTTTAGAATGGTTATTTTTAGGAATCAAGCATTATAGAGGTAGATTGGGCTTTAGGGCCTTAACATTCAGCCCATTAGGAATCAAGCATTTTAGCTATCACCACTAAGTTATCAGAATATCCTTTTTTAAATTAGGTTTCTTCGTGCGAGGTTTGACCCCTGATTTCTGATTCTCGAGTATGACATCTTAGATTCCCCCTAAGACCAAGAATCCTTTCCCTTCAATGATGCCTTAGGTTCCCCCAAGACAAAATTTCTTGAATGATTCAACCAACGAAGTTATAAAGCGGTAAAATGTAAGCTAAGATCAAAACACCATGTTGCACAAATCGGCCATCAAGAAGAAAAACATCTCCCACAATGAACAAATGCGACACACTAAAT
Proteins encoded:
- the LOC120068197 gene encoding cytochrome b5-like, which codes for MQMDSSSKLYSFDEVSKHNHHRDCWLIISGYVYDVTAFLPDHPGGEELLLLAVGRDATFDFKSVGHSELAQEKMKKYRIGKIDMSTLPRKQQYVETTPYQPTPSLFSFSPIHLLIPILLLALAFAFPYFKLKA